The genomic window GTTTTCTTTATGTTACACCATATGGAATGAGGGGATATACCCAACTTACATAGTGATATGCACACTGTAATAATATAATGGTAGAGAAATTTTCCCACGAGCACTGACACCACCTGAAGGTCGTCATTTACAAGCAGGTGAAGGGTAAGGGAatagagagaaaaataataaaaaggatAAACAGCCAGAGAGATCCCAGAGATCTCTGTTATTAACTGTCAAGTATCTCAAACTCTGAATCCTCAATGACATCCCATGATTCCTTCTTGGATAGTGAAGCAGGTGGAGTTGGTTGTGGAGGCCGGTGGCTATAGTCAGTAGAAGATGCAGGTTTTCTTCTTACTGAATCCCGCCGGACTGAGGAGCTAGCATAGTGGAGGCTCCTCCGATCTGACAGAAGTGAATCCATGTATTTGTCCATGACAACAATATGGGCACTGTCAGCGTCGCTAAGCTCCTCACCGCTAATGTATCTTCTACCATCTCTAGAAGATTCCACATCCGAAGGTATTTCGGACCACTGATCCATGCTTTGCTCAGATTTTGACTTTGCAAACACCCATTGGTCAATGCTTTGATTGGATCTTGTTTTTATCAACACACGATCATCTGGCGATTGATAACCCTCTTGAGTGCTTTTCACACTTTCAATCTCACAAACATTAGGCGCAGAATCAGACTCTATCTCATTGACGTGATGAACAGAACCTGGTACATTCTCATCTACCTGCAAGTACAGGTGGTCACGATAAATAAGCAAAATAGTACCATATCTGCAAAACAAAGCTCAGCATATTGCTTTTGCGCTTAACACCCAAATCATAGTTACTATATCCACATGGAGCACCTCACTGTAAGATGAGTAGAAAGCCTCCAGGGGATGCTTAAAACTAACACAATTACACAAGCTATATTTCATACAAGATAGTGAGATACAGATGTGTCCTGATGCCTACAACCAACCGGTGAAAGTGTGCATGATTTATTGATTTGTGCAGCTTAACACTAACATATTCGCAAGTCTGAGATATGTAGATTCTAAAGCGAATTCATACTCTAGTATTCCACCTAATTTCAATGATCATGTTTCAACAATAACACCCAAGAATTTTATAGAATCCAGCTCAATTATGTGCTGCTTGTCAATTGGAGATGATGCTCATTTATGTTAAGACCATGTGAAGAAAGCAGTAACAcgaagaaaaaaatgcattccCTGATTATATCCAAGTTTCTATCTGTTCCCATTGTATCTGAATTGACTACCAAGATTAGAAATCCAGAACTAAATTGAAATGACACTAATGTCTGGCCCACATCTCTGAGCTGTTGCCTGTTTACGGAAGAAATTGTCTCAGGCTCTCAGCATGCATCAACTATCCTGCTAGCATTGTATGGTTTCTCAATAATACCATGGTTCCCAAGTTTAAGTCCTAGACTCCTAGTATGATTGAGACAAGATCATTGGTGCAATGGTGTGTGTAACCATTGCGATTCAGACAAGACTATCCTGCTAGAAAATGTTCACTTTCTAATTCACGATGTGGTGCAATGGTGCAACCATTGTGATTCACACAAGATTATATAATGTCGGAAACTCGGAATGCATACAACAAAAAATAAGTCACACCACAGGTACATAAAACAATATAAGAGGTAGCGTATACTTCTAAAAAAGCATAAATTACTAGACTTACCTCTGAAGTATGTTCAGTAAGGTTCGACTCAAGCAGCGTAAAGTAGATCTTCCAGAATACATCAATATCCATGTAAGAAGGGCAGAGCCTAGCTCTCAGAGATGCTAAGTCAGGTACAAGTTTTTCAATGGCTTCCATATGATCCCTTTGGATATCGGAGATTATAGAATCTGTGAATTGCAAAATCAGTAAATAAGTATGGCATTTAGACAGACTTATATCGCGGAGCTAAATAACAGCCACAAATGATTCTCCTAAGATGAGCTCAGTAAAACAACTCAAAGACATCCTGATTCCAAAAGCATAATTGAAATCTTCAAAAGTTACAGTATGGTTCTGTAAAACTTCAGTGATCCTAAGAAGTGAATGCAACAATGGCTAGAAACTGAACCAGCAAAAAGCACGGCACAAACAAGATATGTTTACCTCTCAGTATTTCCACATAAACATTTATTAAGTAATACCTGCTGCATATATTTGGATTGTCCCTGTTATAGCTATTATCATTAAACCATTCATCAAATCCATAATGAAGCATCTAGTTTATTCTTTGCCTAGCTATAAATTTGAGCAACTCAAATAATTTCTTTTGCCTTGCCACACTCTGTACTTTCTAATAATGGCAATGAATGCTCTTCGATGAGTAGAGCAATTGATTTCTTTCAATTTGGCCCAATAATTCCCCACACCATAACTTTATACTAACCTCAGATAATCCTAGATGAATTCCTAAGAGAAGTACTTTTGCCTCATAATTTCACTAGAATCACAAGCATGAAATCCAATATATATCCCGAATCAGCAACTTTTTACACTCATCTCGACTTCCAACACATCTACCACGAAACCAGGGGTGCAATCAGTGCGTGATGGATGCATAATTAGCAACAAGCATAAGTATATAGATAATCGAGCATTACTCTCATCGAGCGCGAGCACGGGGAAGTCAATCCACGCCTCGGGCCGCGCCGCAAGGGCCTGCGCCGCCCCGACGACGTCATCAGCGAcatcagcagcggcagcggcagcagggggaggggaaggagaggaggccgTGGAGGAAGCGGCGCGCGGGGACTccgcggtggtggcggaagcggaggcggaggcggaggagaaggcaggttcggggagggcggcgcggcgggcgaagcCACCGGTGAAGGAGCCGCCGATCTCGGcaaggtcggcgaggatgccgGCGAGGatggagggggagggcggcgtgGCGGGGCGCGGGgaaggggagcggcggtggtggtggtggcggtgggtggGGGTGGCGGGCGGGGAGTCGACGGTGAGGTGGGCGGGGCCGAGGAGCGGGTGGAGGAAGCAGGCGATGTCGAGGATGTGGCGGCCTAGCTCGGTGAGGTCGTCCCGGACGCCGCGGAACCCCCGCGCCATCCCTCCGCCCTAGGGTTagagctccggcgacggcggcggcggaagagggactctgcggcggcggcggcggaagagcgGGTTTTCCTCCTTTATTTGCTTGCGGggttggggtgggggtggggtgcGGGACAAGGCAATGATTGCGACTTGcccaaaaagagagagaaacaagTCGGACTCTCTATGGGACTCTCTAtatccataattttttaaaaaaatactactataatataattataatgttATTACAAAGTTCTtattagttttaaaaatatagcaatatgaGAGAGAATTAGAAGCACCGTGTATCTAGACAGGGAGTACATAATTTGTATGTAACCTTTCGCGAAGTGAAGTTCGGAGGACCAAATCCCCTTAcgtgttagtttttttttcttccccgtTTGTATAAAACTTGAAGTAAATCTAACTGCTTAgaattatattaaaatttatatacaaattatacttatatttatatgAAAGTATAGTATTTGGATTTAAGGTCGTGTTTGTTCTTTGATGTTGGGAACCAATACCTCCCGCACGTAAATCGGAGCGActcattaacacatgattaattaagtatttgttttttttaaaaatggattaatacgatttttaaagcaacttttgtatagaattttttttaaaaaaacacaatgtttagtagtttgaaaagcatgcgcaaaaaaaagaaatgtgggtCAAGAAAGTTGGGGAAATAgcctaagggcatgtttagttcgcaaatgaaaatttttggcgTACCACATAGGATATacaaacacacatttgaagtattaaacgtagactaataacaaaacaatttaTAGATTCCGTCTAGaaactacgagatgaatttattaagcctaattaatcagtcgttagtaaatgtttacggcagtaccacattatcaaatcatggcgcaattaggtttaaaagatttgtcaaacaatttacacgcaatatgtgtaattacttccttcgtttcataatgtaataatttctagcattgcccacattcatatagatgctaatgaatctgtATATATAATACATTCATATACAGATtcattactacctccgtcccataaaaattgaatttctagAGAATTAAGGACATATTATTAGGATAGACAAATGACTAAAATAATCTATTTAATGAACACAGTACATGCACACATTccatatataaacttgattaaaaagAATGTCATGACAATGGGTTAGAAATAAGATGGAAGGAAAGAAGATTACAAGGAAATGCAATCAGTTTACT from Oryza glaberrima chromosome 6, OglaRS2, whole genome shotgun sequence includes these protein-coding regions:
- the LOC127775643 gene encoding uncharacterized protein LOC127775643; translation: MARGFRGVRDDLTELGRHILDIACFLHPLLGPAHLTVDSPPATPTHRHHHHRRSPSPRPATPPSPSILAGILADLAEIGGSFTGGFARRAALPEPAFSSASASASATTAESPRAASSTASSPSPPPAAAAAADVADDVVGAAQALAARPEAWIDFPVLALDENSIISDIQRDHMEAIEKLVPDLASLRARLCPSYMDIDVFWKIYFTLLESNLTEHTSEVDENVPGSVHHVNEIESDSAPNVCEIESVKSTQEGYQSPDDRVLIKTRSNQSIDQWVFAKSKSEQSMDQWSEIPSDVESSRDGRRYISGEELSDADSAHIVVMDKYMDSLLSDRRSLHYASSSVRRDSVRRKPASSTDYSHRPPQPTPPASLSKKESWDVIEDSEFEILDS